AGCTCCGGGAGATGGGTTGGAGAGGCCGCGTGGTGAACATCGGGGTGAACGATCACTTCGTGACCCACGGCAGCAGAAAAGAGCTCCTGGAGATGCTTGGAATGGATTCGAAAGGGCTTTCAAAAACTATGCTAACATATATTAAGGTCAAGAGCGAGGAGGGGAAAACATGAAAATTATGCTCGAATACGGAGAACTCGAGATAACGGTGGATGCATTGAAGAAGATCGTGTACCTGGCAACAGTTGAAAGCTACGGAACAGTTGGAATCGGAGAATCGCGCTCTTTCTTTGAAAGGATCTTTGGAGGAGACAAGGGTATCAAAATCGAAGAACTCGAAGATTCCTCTTTGAACGTCGACGTGTACATAGAAGTCGAATACGGAGTGAACATCAAAGAAGTTGCCAAGAACATCGCCGACAACGTAGCCCACAAACTCAAGACACTGGCTGGCTGTGAGAACTTGAACATAACTGTTCATGTAGTAGGTATCAAATGAAACGGAGGTAGAGACCTTGAAAAAGATCACCGGAAGATTTCTGAAAACCATCATAAAGAAAGCTACCGAAAACCTTCTCAAGTACAAAGATGAGATCAACGCCTTGAACGTCTTTCCTGTCCCGGATGGGGACACAGGTTCCAACATGTGTTCGACTATGCTGGAGGCGTGCAAGTACATAGACAACCTCGAAAACGACGATCTCTTAGAGGTATGGAGGGCGATCAGGGAAGGGGCACTGATGGGTGCGCGCGGAAACTCTGGGGTTATACTCTCTCAGATACTGAGAGGAATGGCAGACGCTTCCCCAGAGAGTTACATCACTCCAAAGGATTTCGTGAAGATGATATCAAGC
This is a stretch of genomic DNA from Thermotoga sp.. It encodes these proteins:
- a CDS encoding Asp23/Gls24 family envelope stress response protein; the protein is MKIMLEYGELEITVDALKKIVYLATVESYGTVGIGESRSFFERIFGGDKGIKIEELEDSSLNVDVYIEVEYGVNIKEVAKNIADNVAHKLKTLAGCENLNITVHVVGIK
- a CDS encoding DAK2 domain-containing protein translates to MKKITGRFLKTIIKKATENLLKYKDEINALNVFPVPDGDTGSNMCSTMLEACKYIDNLENDDLLEVWRAIREGALMGARGNSGVILSQILRGMADASPESYITPKDFVKMISSARKVAYSAVMRPVEGTMLTVVRELDEKLKGHSFETFEKLFDWIVETVKDTVNRTPSMLSKLKEAGVVDAGAKGLYYIFEGMRDAIKGNIE